From Cucumis melo cultivar AY chromosome 3, USDA_Cmelo_AY_1.0, whole genome shotgun sequence:
gggataaattaaattaaattagaaaaggaataaaaagcttaattttggaaaaataaaaatttgaagaataaagTATTGTAATTTAAGCTGAAACTTTGAACACTCACCAGCAAGAACACTCTGCCGGTAAGCAGTAAAGTTGAGGGCGAGTTGAATGCTCCCCTCTCAAACCTTGGCTTTTGCGACTAAAGAAGAAGCTTGGATTTCTCTTAAAAGatacaatttttgttttttaaattccGTTATTTCCTTCCTTTTTCAATCCCCATTTTGCTTTTCTGTTCGATTCCTTCTTCCCAATCAAAGttcctttttcccttttccATTTCTAAGATCAGTTCTTTTGATTCGGTCAAAAAATCATTGGAAAAATCTTCTTTTCATGTCAATTCTGACTCTTGGATGCGGATTACGCTCTGTTATGTTTCAAAAGCTTTTCCCGCCTTTGAATAaattcttcttttctgatttccTTTGCATGTTCTTCCATCTCCTTTCTCGGAATCGGCATAGAGTTCAGTTTCATGTAATGGGTATATTCTCTCATTGTGTTTCTCCCCCTTTTTGTCGTTTTAGGGTTTAACTTTTCTAAAACTGTCCTGTTTTGAGGTTTTGCAGTAAGCTGAGTGGCGTTGGTGGTGGTTATGGGAGGTGGTACGGTCGAAGTGGTTAGTAGTAAAGGTTGTTCTAGGCTGCTTTTTGGGTTCTCATCACCGTTATCGTCATTGGGAGGGCTGCAACAGCTTGAGTCCATGTCTCTTGCTTCTCCGTCTTCAAGGTCTGAACCGGTGAAAGTGCGGTTAGCCGGTCCTTTTACTGGACTCGTAATTTGTGTCACTGGTTTATCCAAAGGTTGGTTATATGGCAAAAATCTTTTCTTCGGAATTGTTACTCTTTGTGATCGCTATTGGTTTTGTGTCTTTTGAGTTTCTTTGTGAATTAGACTGGATCTTCTGTTAGTAAGATGAAAATTCTAATGGTTTTTCTGGGTTGCTCAATCAATTAATCCATTCATGGTGACAGTTTCTGAATAGAGAAGCATTGTTGAGGTGTCTGTTCGTGTTCTCTATGATGATGATTTGAAAAATTGTTGAATTGGGGcttatatgtttttctttttatgagtTTTGCTTCAATTATTGATACTTTGCATCATGTTTTTGGCAGAAGCAAGAAAACAAGTTAAGGAAGCTACCGAGAGATTAGGGGGACAATACAGCCCCAATTTGCATCCACAATGCACCCATTTGGTGGTTCAAATATCCTTTAGCTTATCTTGGATATATTTAACCTTTTCTTGTTTATACGTGATATTGGTTGGGTATTTGAACTTCTATGGTATAATTTTTATGATCCACATCTCTACTCATCATGTACTGAATTACCCGATATTGTTGACAAGGTTAGTAAGAAAAGGTGCATGGTTTAAAATTTTGTTGAGGTGTTGATTGTGGTATCTGAAACAAATTTGTGAACATTCTTTTGTAGTCTCTTTCTTGGTTGTTTAGGTTTGtgtattctttttccttttcttaagGAATTgtttcttatgaacaaaagaaaaagaaaaaggatgttggaagttttacatttttttagtaTCTATGTGATTTTATCATCAAACCGTGGGCATGCTTGAAAGCCGATGTTGGTATGGAGTTCACCTTGACAGTTACTACAGTTTAGGTGGACGCAAGTTTGAACATGCGGTTAAGCATGGATCAAGGAATGGGCTGTTTGTTGTCACTCTTGGCTGGTTCGTGGATAGTGTACGGAGGAACGGTAAGCAAGCCTGCACAAATTTTGGGTCCTAACTGGTTGTGATATTTTTTGTTCTCATGTATCCTGGCTATTTTCAGGATGAGAGTGACGTACTGAAGGGAAGGCATAAAATCATTGACATAAATACGAATCACAATCCTACTTTTCCTTGTAATTGGATTCTCAAAGTCCAATAACTTATATCTTTGTTGAGTCTTCTGTTGACCATAAATCACTAATCCTTTTATGCTTTCTACAAAGTGATTTTGAGACAAAAGCTTTTTCATGGAGGGAGAGTGTTTACCAATATGTGGGATCATATCATTGGTTCTCTCTTGGTGTAGAATGCAGATTTGTTTGGTCTTTTCTTTTACTGAATACCGAGTAAGAAAAAACTCAAAAAAGATTAGGATATCGGATCAATATTATGATGTTTCTCAAGTTTGAGAGGAttcttttttcatatattcCCTATTGGAGTATTGTaggattcttttttttttttttttttttttttttattcacttCTTTTGTATTGGTCTGTATGTTGAGGACATGTTGGAAAACAATATTACATTATAAGTTAGGTAACAAACATGTACAGTTACTAGTTCTACTGTAAGCATCTATGTCAGATGTATGATTTATGACAGTCCTAATCTGTTGCAGTAAGACTGAGCGAGTCTCTTTATAATATCAAGAGTCTCGGAGAAAATAGTGGACGCCTGGATGAATTAAACCATCTAGCAGGGTCCAGTGGTGACGGAAACTCCTGCCTTCCAGTGGGCATTCGTGGAGTTGAGCAAAATGATATGATAGGAGATTCTCAACTACCTTTCTCTAAAAAAGATCGTGACAGAAGAATGGACTCTAATCTTTCTGGCCAATCCATGTATATTGACATGAACATTTCACCAGAACTGCGAGATAAGGTAATCTTATTAGAAGCATCATGGTTTTATAGCTCTAACAGACTAACACTATGGAGGTAACTATTGATGCTAACGTTAGCTACATGAGTGCTATGGAACTTCCCTTTCATGAAGCTAGTATTTAGTAGTTCCTTGGCCATTGAGGCAGCTAGCGTAATGATTGATTCTCATAATATTTGTAGGTTATTGAGGCTGCTAAGGGAGTCGGTGCCTCACTTGTGGATCATTGGTTTGCCGGGTGCAGCACAAATCACGTGGTTTGTGAAAGGACTTCCATCCATCGATATCTTGGCCAGTCCAGCAATTTAGTCACAGTAAGTGATACTTTTGTGTTCATATGAATctgtattttttatatatttgtttctCAATAGTGAACTTTTCTTAGACAGGAATTTTTCAGCTATATACTGGCTATAATTTAGCTGTCTTTATATCATATCTGCATTTATATGTATCGGACAACTTTACTTTAGCTTCATTGAGATTCATCTGACAATCTCCCAGCCACTCTGGATTCTCAAAACTGTGAAGGAGAAACGTGCACAAAGACTTATTCACATGTCTGCCGACCTGGCTCGACAGATTAGTTCAACCCTTGAAGATCTTTGTGCCGAAAATTTTACAGAGGTACATTGGACTTCTTAATCCTTTGTTGAGCATTTTCTAACGTTGAAATATCTTTGTTAGTAATTTTGATAcgactaaaataataatattaggtCTATCATATGATATCTCAATTTCATGCTTCAATATTAGTACCGAGCCATACTATTGCAATAATCCAGATGACAGTAGAATTCATTTTAAGTAAACTGAATCTTCCCTAAACTAGACGTTATTACGGAATTAAAATACGAAATAACATATGCTGTTGTAAGAAATAAGACCATGCAAACACGTGTGCTCCTAGAGAGCAATATGTTATATATAGATCTTTATAATAGTATTAATTAGTATTTCACTTCATTCGACCTCTCTTCTGTTTTTCATCTATTTATTAATTGCTATTGTTCACCATCTACAGGCAAAAAATAGGCAGCCAGAAGATACTAGAACTTCTAGAAGTAAGACAACCCAGGCAGAACGTGAACAGATTATTTCAAATGCGAAGCTTGGGGTGAGGAAACGGCGTGCTTGTCGAATGCAGGTTGTTCACCTTGGAGGGTCGTtgcatttgaaaatttgtattAACATTgtttaaaatggaaaatggcCAGAGTATGGTCGACTTCAGTATCAAAGCGAAATATGGTATTTATCAGTTTGTTATCTTCTTTTCACAGACGTGTCAAAACCCAATACGTCCGCTAACCCCAAGTAGCCTTTTGGATTCGATCTGCTGGTC
This genomic window contains:
- the LOC103488529 gene encoding uncharacterized protein LOC103488529 — its product is MGGGTVEVVSSKGCSRLLFGFSSPLSSLGGLQQLESMSLASPSSRSEPVKVRLAGPFTGLVICVTGLSKEARKQVKEATERLGGQYSPNLHPQCTHLVVQSLGGRKFEHAVKHGSRNGLFVVTLGWFVDSVRRNVRLSESLYNIKSLGENSGRLDELNHLAGSSGDGNSCLPVGIRGVEQNDMIGDSQLPFSKKDRDRRMDSNLSGQSMYIDMNISPELRDKVIEAAKGVGASLVDHWFAGCSTNHVVCERTSIHRYLGQSSNLVTPLWILKTVKEKRAQRLIHMSADLARQISSTLEDLCAENFTEAKNRQPEDTRTSRSKTTQAEREQIISNAKLGVRKRRACRMQTCQNPIRPLTPSSLLDSICWSISEPSSSASIYTDSFSSEGVSEHHTPEFFDATGDGKESEASFANLTRPLSESEKSDVVFKNHYLTILFPVDRFFEMGPSSRTFFSHKGFTCSQILDHIYTFYQENMSDHEIEMAVHSDSRHADRLRSIYCSRETTESGCVVFKRIDFLGSRRSFEMLKRVSVDNNSNVYELLIRA